CTCTTGCTTCATAGCCTCAATCCAATGGGTATCTTTGGATGCTTGAGAATATGTGCAAGGTTCAAAAACCTTATTGACATTGCAAATATAAGACTTATATGAAGGATGAAAGGACATAGAAGATGTGTACAAAGAATTTACATAGTCCTGCATCCAAACAGGAGTCTGTCTGTGTCTTTGAGTCCTTCTAACAGGGGGACTTTTCTGAAGGTCATCATTGATATGACCAGATCTATAAGGAATAGGATTTGGAGAATCACATTCAATCACAGGTATAGGAACCACAGAATCCTCTATTTCACTTGACCCTTGGAATGGAAAGGTATTTTCATGGAAAATTACATCCCTACTGATAAAAAAGGATTTATCAGCAATGTTATACAATTTATACGCTTTATGAGTACTGGCATACCCCATCATTATGGCTTTAATTGCTCTCTCTTGAAATTTATCTTTATGTGTACCCACAGTAGTTGCATAGCACAAGCAACCAAATTTTCTCAAGTGAGAATAGTTAGGTAAAGTGCCATATAGTCTTTCATAAGAGGTCCAATTAAAATCCTCCATAGGCATTCTGTTAATTAAGTAGGTGGCAATTAAGATGCATTCTGCCCAGAATTGGGTAGGGACTTGGGATTGCATTTTCAAGGCTCTAGCAGTGTCAAGTATGTGTCTGTATTTTCTTTCACAACTCCATTCTGCTGGGGGGTGTATGGGCAGAATTTCTGGTGTATAATTCCCTTACTAGCAAGAAGAGAGTTATAAGCATGACTTAAAAATTCCCTCCCATTATCAGTTCTAATGATCTTAATGGTGGTGTTGAATTGATTCTCTACCATATGAATAAATTATTCAATAAGACCAAAAGTTTGGCCTTTTAAGTGCATCATAAAGGTCCATACGGCCCTACTGTAATCATCGACAATGGTGAGGAACCAGTGATTGAGGTGATCTTATAAGGGCCCCATATATCAATATGGATCAATTCAAAAGGTCTTGAAGCTAGAGTATGACTTCTAGGGAAGGGTAATCTAGCTTGCTTAGCAAGAGGGCAGATGGGGCAGCAAGTCATAGCATTATCACTGATGTTTATGCCTTTGAGATGTTTGAGTTTGTTAACAAATGCATGCCCTAGTCTATCATGTATGTCATTCATGTTCACAGTACAATTGTATATCCTTTCACACTGCATAGAGATGGTTTTATTTGAATCAGATATAGGAATCATAGCATTTACAAGGTTGTGAAGATTAGCATCTAAATTCATGATCTGAATTAGGCAATGTCTAATCTCAGTTTGACAGAAACTCATCTTATTCAGTCTGAACAGACCTCTTTGTTTCTTTCCTATGGCCACCACCTTCTTATTCAGAGGGTCCTGTATGATGCAGTAATGATGGCATATTACAATACAATATCCATGACTATTCATCAATTGACTAATGGATACCAGATTGTATTGAAAGTGAGGAATATATAGAATATCATTCAGAAGTAATTTTTCAAAGAGGTTTAGCCTTCCAGATTGGGTGACCTGTGTTGTGTTCCCATCTAGAAAGCAAACAGATATGTGCTTGTGTAGTGTTTGTAAAGTGATGAACAAACTGCTGTTTGAGCACATGTGATTGGTGGCTCCAGTGTCTAAGATCCAACTATCATCAGTGTCCAATTGTGCATAACAGGTTTTATGAAGGTTAGGATTACCTGCAAAGTCCATGAAATGTGACTCAGGTTCAAGGCATGTCCCTAGAGCTAGGCTCCCTTTCCCTTTGACAAGTTGAGAAACTTCTTGCTTTAGGGAGGTCAGCATGGATGTCAATTCATTTATCTTACTTGATGTATCAGTGTAATCAAGAGGACTGTCCTCTTCAGGCTTACTTTGTTCTATAGCAGCCATAATTCTTGTGTTTCCATATCCTTTTACACCTTGTGTGCCACTTTTGTTCTTTGACTTAAACCAATCAGGGTACCCAATCAGTCTAAAACACCCCTCCCGAGTGTGCCCATTCATATTACAGAAGGTACAATGTCCCTTCTTGTTGTCAGGCTTTCTTGGTCTGGCCTGACTTTGAGTGTAGGTTTTGTTCAATAACACAAGGGATTCAGAGTTGTCAGTCATGGCTCCCAAAATCTCCCTCTGAGATTCAAATTTCACCACCATTGAGTATGCCTTATTCACTGTCGGTAAGGGATCCATTCCCAATACTTGATTCCTTATAGACCCAAAAGGCTCGTTCAGTCCCATCAGAAACTGCATGAGTCTGTTTCTGTTGGTTATTTTTGCTATAGCCCTAGAGGCTCCACATGTACAGGTAGGGAGGGTCTCCATACAGCCTAACTCATCCCAAAGTCTCTTTAGCTTAGTAAAGTAGACAGCAACAGGGGCATTCTCTTGAGACATAAGAGAAATTTTTCTGTGTAATTCATATATCATAGGGCCATTGCATTCTCCAAACCTTTCACATATTTCTAACCAGAGATCTCTGGCTGAAGTAGTGTATATAAAACCATCCACCAGTTCCTTGGAGATGGAGTTAAGGATCCAAGATGTGACCATGAAGTCACATCTCTTCCATTGTTCATAACCCTCAGATTCTTTGCTAGGTGCCGAAACTGTTCTTTACTTAAAAAGGGGATATTTGGCTATAAATAGCCTTTATTTTGTAGGTAAAGGATAAGAGGTTAAGAAGTTAAtaagtaaaaatttaatatttttctccataatgagaatttattcttaaaattttagttttcctCCATTGTTTAGTAACTTATCAAGATTTAATTTTTTGGCGTTCTAATATGAGTTTTCTCACTCTatacttgtaacgacccggaaatcggaccactaccggcgctaggatccagatcgacttaaggtcgcgggatctgtagcaagcctattatacatcctgtacatctgataaaatctcatacatgatcatacattttcataaaatctttagactttcacatataccaagcttgacctgtgcatgtactatactgtaaacataaaaccccttactggagctctcatcaaatgctccaattgggtcaacatctcatacatcaagcttggttcaacataccataacattaaaacatttacatttagatcatgtacaacagagatttacaataaacactagaaccaagcacaacactaatcctcatttcattactttacattacatcattttacatttcattacattacataccatttcatcatgtccacaactattctattacatagacacctcttttactcttgacgacttcccggtctatcctgaacctgcaaacctgggagttaggggaaaggggtgagctactagagctcagttgtaatacccggctagactccggtatcggaattcctaccctccggtggaatctcggatgtcggaagcctctagtagggtagaatcatgttttcataaaatgttttaaggtatttcatggttttaagtataatggaaatgagtttttgcataaaaacaaccttgaaggaaaactcaggttcggccgccgaacctcaagtttggccgccgaacatgcatgccttcgggagcgcctttaggcccctgaaagcataagtgaggaaagttcaggttcggccgtcgaacctcaagttcggccgccgaacatggcatgcatgcggaggcacgttcggcccccgaacgtggcctggccagccactataaaagggtcccttagtcgaaaacgggccagctttttccccatttccggccaaggtgagttctccgccacccctcaccgatcttgagtcttttccttcagatctttcgagtttttcactagttttcatcttgttttgaagatttccgagttttgagcaagttttggagtttttaggtttaagaactcaaatctcttccaactccaagttagatcgcctccaccctcgatcttcaagaggtaagagtcgatctctagcttactttatgttttaagcaagttttatgcaagttcatggggtagaaaatgcatgtgtagcttatgttgagcttatgggttttttatgtgattttgaacaatgtggcttgcaaatgtatgtttgacgtgttttagatggggttttagttagttgatgcccctaggaacttgtatgcttgtgtatgagtgttgtagaataggtttatgcatgtttggttgagattggaggcataaatgcataagggagctgagtttctgccattctgggagaaaccaggttcggcagccgaaggaactttcggtcgccgaatgtgcttgtggaggcagccttcggctgctgaagcttgcccccgaaaggagactttcgtctctgtctgggagtttcggccgccgaaagtgccgccgaacatgcatgagtttcgcctctgtctgggagtttcggccgccgaaggtgccgccgaacctgcctgactttcggctctggagggactttcggccgccgaacctgccgccgaaagtgccctgtccagccctttcttgcatgtttttctatgattattctatgatgttttaggggggtttttagggaatagtttagagttatgttcatgtatgtttggtccctcatttgagtccacctgtgtaggttcggacccgaggaaccgaggaccccagcagtgagtctgttgccccagtgtccggtcagagctatccaaaggtgagtggaataaacctttatatttttaagcaaattaatcgtatagttttgaacatgttcatgcatcatgaatgccatgtgatgttttaggttgtttgcattagaatccacgaatatgttgtattgcacattttaatgttgatgtggatgaatgttggatgatccatagccctcgatctatgatatgacgatgtgatatgtacggtacggaatgtaagaccagtgggacccattctacgttcgctggcactatgtaagggaaagaccaggacccattctacgttctggcacagttggaccatgtagagggctattggtgacaggttcatccttgatgtgattagctgtgatgtgatgcattccatgttatcatatgtttttaaatgttttattattctgctcactgggctctagtagctcacccctctcccaaatttccccaggattgcaggtacagggtagaccaggaggtttacaagagtaatgaaatctggtatatgtaatagatagtgtggacatgataaatgtattgatgttatgtaaaagtacagtttcagtcatgtaatgatattgaggactagagattgtgcttgactttatgtatgaggtatcccttttaaagcatgatcttagatctttttatgatgttcatgtaagccaactcatcttatgatgtatcgcccattggggcattgatgagatcccacagaggggtcatgattatgattatgagtatgttcagtgcatgcgcaggttgagtttggcttatgagtgaaagaaaagttttaaatttttatgtatgttgttgatcatgtatgggattaaacaggttttcaggttgtatgtcaggcttgctacgggtcttggcggccttaagccgacccggatcctagcgccgatagcggtccgattttcgggtcgttacatcagtgagcagaataataaaacagtttataaacatatgccatcatgaaatgcatcacattacaaacaattcacatcacggatggatttgtcactaATAGCACTCTACACATTCCtatggtgccaggggcatagaatgggcttcactggtctttctcttaacataacataacataacattccaatgtgccaggggcgtagaatgggcctcactggtctttctcttacatcgtgccaggggcgtagaatgggcctcactggacttcataccgtatcatcgtcatcatatcatatcgagggcttatgggtcatccaacatccatccatatcaacatcataatatgcaatgcaacatattcatgaattctaatgcaaaacaacctaatatatatcatggcaatcgtgatgcatgaacatgctcaaaatttatttattttaaaacataaagatccattctactcacctcaggctgactctgaacagactttgtagcagctagctcactactgacctcctcggtctctcaagtccgatcctacacaggtggactcaaatgagggaccaaacatacactaacataactctaaacatctccccaaaaatcccctaaaacattataaaacaatcatagagaacatgcaaaggaaggctgaacagggcactttcggcggcaggttcggcagccgaaagtccctccagagccgaaactcagccactttcggcggcaggttcggcggccgaaagtgcttccagagccgaaactcactaaccttcgggggcaggttcggcggccgaaactcccctcaagagccgaaagtccaaactttcgagggcagggtttggcagccaaactgcctccacaagcaggttcggtggccgaaagtggcttcggcggccgaacctgggctcttccaaagggcagaacccggtTCTGCCTTGCCAATCCAGCCACTCTCAACAACCCAACAAGCATcaaaactatactaaaacatgcataaacacatattcaAGCATTTAgaggcttaaaactagcctataccccaacaatcatcacattaagcatgcatttaccataaagggtacataaactctaacattttagatctatcctaaacatgcatcatatacccttaaaacccctcaaaacttacttaaaacataagagagggtgaggatctactcttacctcttgaagatcgagaggagaggcaatCCAAACTTGGACATATGGAGGAAAtgggctccggggtctccaagtttccaaacttcgatctttgctcaaaaatcttcaaaaccaagttaaaactcataaaaaacatgaatgatttgaaggaaaacatcaaaaataaccatggaagggcatggactcacctttgcccgaaaatggagaagaaaactcgcccattttcggacatagggccttttataggtggctggccagaccaccttcggaggccaaaggtgcttccacaactccatcacgttcggcggccgaacttgacattcggcggcagcaaaagggagccaccttcggcggccgaacatgaggttcggctgccgaacctggcatttcccttcaaaactttcttttctttcaaaactcaattttctttcttaatcaaaccataaaaacacgaaaaaacattttagaaaacctttattttacccttctagaagattTCGACATCCaagaaattccggattccaacggagattccgccggaaggtaggaattccggtgccggggtctagccgggtattacaatgcttACTTAAATGATCAAAAATTTCTTGCCGCGTTCTCAAGTTGGAATCGGTTGATTATCTTCGTTTATAATCATATTAGTTgcttaggggtgtggtagaacAAACTCTAGAAATTATCTAAGCATCGTTAATTGTCAAGGGTGTGTTTAGAGTTTTTTATCACGAGTTGTTCTTGGATTCCACATCCGTCATTTAAGTAGAAACTATTTAATATACAACCTTATTTTACAAACCATTGAAAGATTTAGTAAGAAAAATAAGAGAGTTGAGAAATAAAAAGATTTTCTTGGTTAAAGTGTTATTGAGAAATCACAATATAAAAGAAGTTATTTGAGAAAGTGAAGATGTGATGAAATAACAGTATCCACACTTGTCCAGAGTAGGTAAAAATTCgataataaaatttcttaagATGGGAAGATTTGTCACATTTTGAAACCCAAAGCTAATGACACCACTAATTTTGAGTTAAACTTTTAGACAGTTAGAGTAAGTGACATTAAGAAAGGTGTTAGCTTATTTCGAACTACTTAAGGGAGGCGCTAGCTTATTTTAAGTTACTTGATATACAAATAACTTATAGATAGATCAttaaaagttgtgtttagatatctattttaaattatagttaAATATGTTAAGATAGagttaaagtaaaaataatctttaataatattttaatattttcaaatccTAATAACTGATCTATAGAAGGTTCAAATAAAGAAAATGGATATCTAAAAATAAAGCGGACAAtgtaataaacaaattaaaattaagtcacTTTCGAGAGGTGCTTAGAGGTTTTTGACATGCTAACTTGAGTGGTTGTTAAATTCAACCGCTATAATTTTCAATCTTTTAAAGGTGAATAAAAAAGTTCTAAATTTATTTCATTCTAATCCTTAATAATACAATACTATTAGTTTAAAATTTGCCAATCAAATAATATGTAATTAGTAACTAAAGCAActtgataaataataaaaaatatacagatgaataaatattattaaatttaaattcctttacataataataataataataataataataataataataataataataataatagtaataaaaaataatgtaagTTCATTCTTTAAAATCTCCActatttaaaatgttaaaattataaaatcaacagaattaaaatacaattgcataataaaaataattcaatttagcaaattattaaattcaaagataaaattaaattttattattatttaaattctcaattaaattaatattaataaaataatactttaaataaaatattttagttaaaataaaaattcaagttTTTACATGACGcttccatatgatatgttatgtatgttgttttgtATATGATTAACATTTTGTTTATCAGATGAAATTTGGTATCGATGGATTAAATACTTGTGAGACAATAATAAAAACTGTAAATGGATATCTAAGtggtgaattaaaaaaaaattcaatatattCATTTGTAGTGATGCAGCGTGAGCTTGTAAATATGTGCAATTGAGTAATTGGATTTCCTTGATGAATATTGCATTGGATGTTTACTTTCATAATTTGAGatgtttatttttctatttaaaatttttgtattgAAGTACTTTTCTATTGACAATTTATGGGGTTATagcaaaaaaaaattgataatctATTTAATGGTTTTTGTTTCTACTGAGTTCTTTTGTTTTGGATAACAGATATATAATTTGGTTGATTTCATTTTTGTCGATCTTCTTGGCCTATCTCATGCCTGACATATTCTAGTATTACCACAATGAAATCAagtgataatttatattttattttatttgcggGATATTATTTTACTTGTAAATATATTTAGTTCTATGAaccttttatttttgtattggTATATATATTAAGTTTTGGGTGTATTTCTCTATTTAGCCTGTACTAATTTCTACTTAGATTattcttctattttttaatgaaatcatTCTACTAAGAAAATATTgacttttcataaaaaaaaaaaaaagaatgactAAGAATGTGATCCAATTTTCTTATATAGTACATTCATTTTACTGAAAGTAAAGAATGGACATCTCAAGAAGTTGAATATAATTATGTAAGTATGTTCATTATCTTGGTATACCTTtttgtatttataattattactaaatGATGTATGCTATCAATTACTTTATAGAATCAAATGTATGAATTATTAGCAAAATCTACCGAAGATGATGTCTCACTAAGTGTTGATAATATTTGTGATCGTGTACTTGGTATTCGCTTTGATTGTACCAAAAGTTTAGGATATAGCCTAAAGCCATCATCGGTTAAGTATGATATATATACGAAAATTCCATAGCTTGAAGAGAAATTACAACAATCTCATGCAGAAAACATCTTGTTGAAAGAGAAATTAAAAGTTGTGATTAAAACTAGAGAGAAGCGAGATgttatttgtaatacccggctagactccggcatccgaattcctaccttccggtggaatcttcgttggaatccggaattctcggatgttggagccttctagaagggtaaaataaaggttttctaaaatgtttttgtatgtttttatggttttaatgaagaaagaaattgagttttgaaagaaaaagccatggaggagaaacccatgttcggccgccgaacctcaagttcggctgccgaacatggggagcttgcgaaagctcttttggcccccgaaggtggtctggccagccacctataaaaggccccttgtccgaaaatgagcgagttttctctctctattttcggacataggtgagatttcgccctcctttggttgattttgtgttttccttcaaatccttcaagttttttatgagttttttactttgttttgaagattttaagctaagatcaaagttttgaagcttggagactcccggagctcgatttcttcccatctccaagtttgagtCACgcctaccctcgatcttcaagatgtAAGTGTAAATCCATGCCTTttataatgttttaagtaagttttaagaaggggttaagggttttgatgcatgtatagagtagatgtaaaatgttagggtttatgttagatTTATGacaaatgtgatgtttgttggggtataggctagttttatgcccctatatgtttgaaaatgtgtttatgcatgttttagaatagatgGATGTGTGTTGGGAAGTTTGGATGGCTGAATGTGTGATGgaagaatcgggttctgccacccaggaggatccaggttcggccgccaaagcaaggttcggccgccgaacctgccagaggaggcagttttggccgcctaagctcgcccccgaaagtttggactttcggctctggaagggagtttcggccgccgaacctgcccccgaaagtgcctgactttcgaatctgtagggaccttcggccgccgaacctgccgccgaaagtcccctatccagccttcctttgttagttttctatgcatgttttgatgatgttttaaggggtttttggggagttgtttagagccatgttagagtatgtttggtccctcatttgagttcacctgtataggatcggacctgaggaactgaggtgatcagcagtgagatagctgcttcagagttagttcagagtcagccagaggtgagtagaactgaactatattttaaagtaaatgaaatttttagcacgttcatgcatcacgaatgccatgatatgtactaggttattttgcattagaattcacgaatatgatgcattgcataatatgatgttgatgtggatggatattggatgacccactagccctcgatatgatatgttatgatatggtatgaaagtccagtgaggcccattctacgcccctggcacgatgtgaaagaaagtccagtgaggcccattctacgcccctggcacgatgtgagagaaagtccagtgaggcccatgctacgcccctggcacaattgaaTATGTTATGTCACGTCatatttaagagaaagtccagtgagaccCATGTTATGCCCCTAGCACAATTGGATAAGTAGAGGATTATTGGCGACAAatctatccttgatgtgaattgtttgtgatgtgatgcattttatgaaagcatatgttattaaattgttttaccgttctgctcactgggctttagtagctcacccctttctcctaacccccaggtttacagggttagagatagcaggaagtcagcaagggtaatggttatgtcatgtaatagagttgtagtggacatgtaatataatgtaaagtaatgtaatgaggattagtattgtgcttggccctaatgttctttgtaaatcctttttggtacatgatctttatgaaatgttttattgatgatatatgttgaaccagacTTGACATATAAGAtgtgacccaactggagcatttgatgagggctcgaGTAAGggattttatgtatacagttatgataTATGCACAGGTCaaacttggtatatgaaaagtttaaaatttttatgaaaatgtatgatcatgtatgagattttatcagatgtacaggatatatgttaggcttgctatgggttccggcgaccttaagttgatctaaatcctagcaccggtagcggtccaatttccgagtcgttacactATTTTAGCAAGACATGGTTGTATTTTGCATAGATTTTTTAATTCTGAATATGATATGAAAACTGAAGTTGATAATTGTTAATTGCAAATTTTAACGTGCTAAAtaagtaaaaatttataatattaatttttttaatataatatatttttaatatgcaaGGAAGAGATAGATATATCAATAGAAAATTAAAGATTTCATTTAAGtcattttaattttgatcaagtataatttctttaattattattaatttttttatcatcaacaataaattatatttaataattttaattatattatgataTTTCATATTACaggtttataaatatttttttttacttagacTATACTCTTTGATGTAGACGAGATGGGCTGTAATACTTAGAATGGGAGGATCGACCCAAACACAATCACTGAGCGATAAAAAGTATTTTGATCATAACTTTTGTTATGGGTGTTAGAATCACTATTAAGATCCCAATTCCAAAAGATTATTCTGATATCTACATTTGTTACTTGTTTTTTGCTATATTTCGACCTGTAATGAGGCCTAAAAACATTGTTTAGGCCTTCAAAATGGCTTCCGAAAATTTTTATCagtatttttgaatttttttaaattttttttatacgcCTATTTAAAATAGACATCATATTTTATGAgacaacttattttttattcagaATTATACatttttctctaaatttatctagagtttactttttttttttttttgtgctgCATCACTTTTTTTGCATGTTCATCGTgaaatcaatatttttttaaacaatatatatttaaatatatgaattaacTATTATTAGAAATGATCATATTAATGAAgatatttagtttttaattcaTGTTGATATAGATATTAGATATTTTATTGtcagttatattttaatttagatatttaCTTTTACATTTACTACAAAACTCTTTCTAATTAATGCaaatgatattattaatt
This region of Manihot esculenta cultivar AM560-2 chromosome 10, M.esculenta_v8, whole genome shotgun sequence genomic DNA includes:
- the LOC110624181 gene encoding uncharacterized protein LOC110624181 — its product is MVTSWILNSISKELVDGFIYTTSARDLWLEICERFGECNGPMIYELHRKISLMSQENAPVAVYFTKLKRLWDELGCMETLPTCTCGASRAIAKITNRNRLMQFLMGLNEPFGSIRNQVLGMDPLPTVNKAYSMVVKFESQREILGAMTDNSESLVLLNKTYTQSQARPRKPDNKKGHCTFCNMNGHTREGCFRLIGYPDWFKSKNKSGTQGVKGYGNTRIMAAIEQSKPEEDSPLDYTDTSSKINELTSMLTSLKQEVSQLVKGKGSLALGTCLEPESHFMDFAGNPNLHKTCYAQLDTDDSWILDTGATNHMCSNSSLFITLQTLHKHISVCFLDGNTTQVTQSGRLNLFEKLLLNDILYIPHFQYNLVSISQLMNSHGYCIVICHHYCIIQDPLNKKVVAIGKKQRGLFRLNKMSFCQTEIRHCLIQIMNLDANLHNLVNAMIPISDSNKTISMQCERIYNCTVNMNDIHDRLGHAFVNKLKHLKGINISDNAMTCCPICPLAKQARLPFPRSHTLASRPFELIHIDIWGPYKITSITGSSPLSMITVGPYGPL